CAGCGGCTCCAGCCAGCGCATCTCGTCCGAGAAGGCCACCAGCTGCAGGAAGTCGCCCGCGCTCTGGGCGCCATGCAGCTTCTCGTAACGGCGCCGCTCCAGCTCGAGCAGCTGGCGGTGCAGGTCCAGCAGGGCCTGACGCAGGGCCTGGCAGCGCTGCGTCAGCAGCTGTGGGGTCGATTGGGGGTCGGACATGGGTTTCGCTCCTGGTGGCTTGGATGATGGTGACGGTTGCTGGCGCCGATTCTGCCCCGCGGCGACGGGGCGATGCGACACGCGTACCATCGGGAACAGCGCGCGGCCTCCCCCTCCCCGCCCTCACCCGCACGCCAGGAGCAGTCCCACCATGTTCGGCATTTCCGACTACGGCGCCTTCGTCGCCGCCATCATCGTCTTCCTGCTGATTCCCGGCCCGGGCAATCTGGCACTGATCTCGTCTACCGGCAAGGGGGGCTTCAAGGGCGGGCTGGCCGCTACCCTGGGCCTGATCGTCGGCGACCAGGTGCTGATGTGGCTGGCGGTGGCCGGCGTCGCGGCGCTGCTGGCGACCTCGCCGCGCCTGTTCGCCGGCGTGCAATGGCTGGGCGCGGCCTACCTGGCCTGGCTGGGCTGGCGCATGTTGCGCGCCCGGCCGGGCGAGGGGCCGGTGCTGCAGATCCGGCCGCGCCAGTATTTCCAGCAGGCCCTGATCA
This genomic stretch from Roseateles sp. DAIF2 harbors:
- a CDS encoding LysE family translocator, encoding MFGISDYGAFVAAIIVFLLIPGPGNLALISSTGKGGFKGGLAATLGLIVGDQVLMWLAVAGVAALLATSPRLFAGVQWLGAAYLAWLGWRMLRARPGEGPVLQIRPRQYFQQALIITLLNPKAIVFYMAFFPLFVDPARHQGLISFGAMAATIAVLTLAYGLIVALLTLRLADRLRNSPRLSQALEKLAGTVLIGFGLKLALSR